From a region of the Mycolicibacterium sp. MU0050 genome:
- a CDS encoding DUF721 family protein, whose protein sequence is MSESEEPQPSERSGPPAHLAHLKGMDLVRRTLEEARGAAREQGKDVGRGGHSPLRRRPRPGRRRSWSGPGPDSRDPQLLGSATSDLAKKRGWNNKVSEGVVIGQWAMVVGEQIAEHTEPTTLRDGVLSVSADSTAWATQLRMVQAQLLAKIAAAVGDGVVTALKITGPTAPSWRKGRRHIPGRGPRDTYG, encoded by the coding sequence ATGAGCGAGTCCGAAGAACCGCAGCCGAGCGAGCGGTCGGGCCCGCCCGCGCACCTGGCCCACCTCAAGGGCATGGATCTGGTGCGGCGCACCCTCGAAGAGGCCCGCGGCGCGGCCCGGGAACAGGGTAAGGATGTCGGGCGCGGCGGCCACTCCCCCCTCCGCCGGCGCCCCCGGCCCGGCCGTCGTCGCAGTTGGTCCGGTCCCGGTCCGGACAGCCGCGACCCGCAGCTGCTGGGTTCGGCGACCAGCGATCTGGCCAAGAAACGCGGTTGGAACAACAAGGTGTCCGAAGGAGTGGTGATCGGGCAGTGGGCGATGGTGGTCGGCGAACAGATCGCCGAGCACACCGAGCCGACCACGCTGCGCGACGGAGTGCTCAGTGTGTCGGCGGACAGCACCGCGTGGGCGACCCAGCTGCGGATGGTGCAGGCCCAGTTGTTGGCCAAGATCGCCGCCGCCGTCGGCGACGGGGTGGTGACCGCACTGAAGATCACCGGCCCGACCGCGCCGTCGTGGCGCAAGGGTCGCCGTCATATCCCGGGTCGCGGGCCCCGCGACACCTACGGCTGA
- the gyrB gene encoding DNA topoisomerase (ATP-hydrolyzing) subunit B, with amino-acid sequence MAAQKKKTDYGAESITVLEGLEAVRKRPGMYIGSTGERGLHHLIWEVVDNSVDEAMAGYATEVDVVLLDDGGVQVRDNGRGIPVAMHATGVPTVDVVMTQLHAGGKFGGEDSGYTVSGGLHGVGVSVVNALSSRLEVDIARDGYEWSQVYTRAQPGTLKQGEPTKKSGTTIRFWADPEIFETTVYDFETVARRLQEMAFLNKGLTIKLTDERVSVEEVVDEVVSETAEAPKSAEEQAAEAAGPAKVKHRTFHYPGGLVDYVKHINRTKTPIHQSIVDFESKGTGHEVEVAMQWNAGYSESVHTFANTINTHEGGTHEEGFRAALTSVVNRYAKDKKLLKDKDPNLTGDDIREGLAAVISVKVAEPQFEGQTKTKLGNTEVKSFVQKACNEQLNHWFEANPAEAKTVVNKAVSSAQARIAARKARELVRRKSATDLGGLPGKLADCRSTDPSKSELYVVEGDSAGGSAKSGRDSMFQAILPLRGKIINVEKARIDRVLKNTEVQAIITALGTGIHDEFDIEKLRYHKIVLMADADVDGQHISTLLLTLLFRFMRPLIENGHVFLAQPPLYKLKWQRSEPEFAYSDRERDGLLEAGRKAGRKINADDGIQRYKGLGEMDAKELWETTMDPSVRVLRQVTLDDAAAADELFSILMGEDVEARRSFITRNAKDVRFLDV; translated from the coding sequence GTGGCTGCGCAGAAGAAGAAGACCGATTACGGCGCCGAATCCATCACCGTCCTGGAGGGCCTCGAGGCCGTACGCAAGCGGCCCGGCATGTACATCGGATCCACCGGAGAACGGGGCTTACACCATCTGATCTGGGAAGTCGTCGACAACTCGGTGGACGAGGCGATGGCCGGCTACGCCACCGAGGTCGATGTGGTGCTGCTCGACGACGGCGGCGTCCAGGTCCGCGACAACGGCCGCGGTATCCCCGTGGCGATGCACGCCACCGGCGTCCCGACCGTCGACGTGGTGATGACGCAGCTGCACGCCGGCGGCAAGTTCGGCGGCGAGGACAGCGGCTACACCGTCTCCGGCGGTCTGCACGGCGTCGGTGTCTCCGTGGTCAACGCGCTGTCGAGCCGGCTGGAGGTCGACATCGCGCGCGACGGCTACGAGTGGTCGCAGGTGTACACCCGCGCCCAGCCCGGCACCCTCAAACAGGGCGAACCCACCAAGAAGTCCGGAACGACCATCCGATTCTGGGCCGACCCGGAGATCTTCGAGACCACCGTCTACGACTTCGAGACCGTCGCCCGACGCCTGCAGGAGATGGCCTTCCTCAACAAGGGTCTGACGATCAAGCTCACCGACGAGCGGGTCTCGGTCGAGGAGGTCGTCGACGAGGTGGTCAGCGAGACCGCCGAAGCCCCGAAGTCCGCCGAGGAGCAGGCCGCCGAGGCCGCGGGACCCGCCAAGGTCAAGCACCGTACCTTCCATTACCCGGGCGGCCTGGTCGACTACGTCAAGCACATCAACCGCACCAAGACGCCGATCCACCAGAGCATCGTCGATTTCGAGAGCAAGGGCACCGGCCACGAGGTCGAGGTCGCCATGCAGTGGAACGCCGGCTACTCGGAGTCGGTGCACACCTTCGCCAACACCATCAACACCCATGAGGGCGGCACTCACGAGGAGGGCTTCCGCGCCGCGCTGACCTCGGTGGTGAACCGGTACGCCAAGGACAAGAAGCTGCTCAAGGACAAGGACCCGAACCTCACCGGCGACGACATCCGGGAGGGGTTGGCCGCGGTCATCTCCGTCAAGGTCGCCGAACCGCAGTTCGAGGGTCAGACCAAGACCAAGCTGGGCAACACCGAGGTGAAGTCTTTTGTCCAGAAGGCCTGCAACGAGCAGCTGAACCACTGGTTCGAGGCAAACCCGGCCGAGGCGAAAACCGTTGTCAACAAAGCGGTTTCCTCCGCCCAGGCCCGCATCGCGGCCCGCAAGGCCCGAGAGTTGGTGCGGCGCAAGAGCGCAACCGACCTCGGTGGTCTGCCCGGCAAGCTCGCCGACTGCCGCTCGACGGATCCCAGTAAGTCCGAACTGTATGTGGTGGAGGGTGATTCCGCCGGCGGCTCGGCCAAGAGCGGCCGCGATTCGATGTTCCAGGCGATCCTGCCGTTGCGCGGCAAGATCATCAACGTCGAGAAGGCCCGCATCGACCGGGTGCTGAAGAACACCGAAGTCCAGGCCATCATCACGGCGCTGGGCACCGGTATCCACGACGAGTTCGACATCGAGAAGCTGCGGTATCACAAGATCGTGCTGATGGCCGACGCCGACGTCGACGGCCAGCACATCTCCACACTGCTGCTGACGTTGTTGTTCCGGTTCATGCGCCCGCTGATCGAGAACGGCCACGTGTTCCTGGCGCAGCCGCCGCTGTACAAGCTGAAGTGGCAGCGTTCCGAGCCCGAATTCGCCTACTCCGACCGGGAGCGCGACGGTCTGCTGGAGGCGGGGCGCAAGGCCGGCCGCAAGATCAACGCCGACGACGGCATCCAGCGCTACAAGGGTCTGGGCGAGATGGACGCCAAGGAACTGTGGGAGACCACCATGGATCCCTCGGTGCGGGTGCTGCGCCAAGTCACCCTCGATGATGCGGCCGCCGCCGACGAATTGTTCTCGATCCTGATGGGCGAGGACGTCGAGGCCCGCCGCAGTTTCATCACCCGTAATGCCAAGGATGTCCGCTTCCTGGATGTGTAA
- the gyrA gene encoding DNA gyrase subunit A, protein MTDTTLPPDDGPRDRIEPVDIQQEMQRSYIDYAMSVIVGRALPEVRDGLKPVHRRVLYAMYDSGFRPDRSHAKSARSVAETMGNYHPHGDSSIYDTLVRMAQPWSLRYPLVDGQGNFGSPGNDPPAAMRYTEARLTPLAMEMLREIDEETVDFIPNYDGRVQEPTVLPSRFPNLLANGSGGIAVGMATNIPPHNLRELAEAVYWALENYDADEETTLEAVMERVKGPDFPTHGLIVGSQGINDAYRTGRGSIRMRGVVEIEEDSRGRNSLVITELPYQVNHDNFITSIAEQVRDGKLGGISNIEDQSSDRVGLRIVIELKRDAVAKVVVNNLYKHTQLQSSFGAHMLSIVDGVPRTLRLDQMIRHYVEHQIDVIVRRTTYRLRKANERAHILRGLVKALDALDEVIALIRASQTVDIARAGLIELLDIDEIQAQAILDMQLRRLAALERQRIVDDLAKIEAEIADLEDILARPERQRGIVRDELAEIVEKHGDDRRTRIIAADGDVSDEDLIAREDVVVTITETGYAKRTKTDLYRSQKRGGKGVQGAGLKQDDIVAHFFVCSTHDWILFFTTQGRVYRAKAYDLPEMTRTARGQHVANLLAFQPEERIAQVIQIKSYEDAPYLVLATRNGLVKKSRLTDFDSNRSGGIVAINLREGDELVGAVLCSAEEDLLLVSAKGQSIRFSATDEALRPMGRATSGVQGMRFNEDDELLSLNVVREDTYLLVATSGGYAKRTAIEEYTVQGRGGKGILTIQYDKRRGNLVGALIVDEDSELYAITSGGGVIRTAARQVRKAGRQTKGVRLMNLGEGDTLLAIARNADEVSADEIEEAPESADADE, encoded by the coding sequence ATGACAGACACGACGCTGCCGCCCGACGACGGCCCGCGCGACCGCATCGAACCGGTCGACATTCAGCAGGAGATGCAGCGCAGCTACATCGACTACGCCATGAGCGTGATCGTGGGCCGCGCGCTGCCGGAGGTACGCGACGGTCTCAAGCCCGTGCACCGCCGTGTGCTCTACGCGATGTACGACTCGGGCTTCCGTCCGGATCGCAGCCACGCGAAGTCGGCCCGTTCGGTCGCCGAGACGATGGGTAACTATCACCCGCACGGTGATTCGTCGATCTACGACACCCTGGTGCGGATGGCGCAGCCCTGGTCGTTGCGCTACCCCCTGGTCGACGGGCAGGGCAACTTCGGCTCGCCGGGCAACGACCCGCCGGCGGCCATGCGCTACACCGAGGCGCGGCTGACTCCGCTGGCCATGGAGATGCTGCGTGAAATCGACGAGGAGACAGTCGATTTCATCCCGAACTACGACGGCCGCGTGCAGGAACCGACGGTGCTTCCGAGCCGGTTCCCGAACCTGCTGGCCAACGGTTCCGGCGGCATCGCCGTCGGCATGGCCACCAACATCCCGCCGCACAACCTCCGGGAGCTCGCCGAGGCCGTGTACTGGGCGTTGGAGAACTACGACGCGGACGAGGAAACCACCCTCGAGGCCGTCATGGAACGGGTCAAGGGACCCGACTTCCCCACGCACGGACTGATTGTCGGCTCGCAGGGCATCAACGACGCCTACCGGACGGGCCGCGGTTCGATCCGGATGCGCGGCGTGGTGGAGATCGAGGAGGACAGCCGGGGCCGCAACTCGCTGGTCATCACCGAGCTGCCCTACCAGGTCAACCACGACAACTTCATCACCTCGATCGCCGAGCAGGTCCGCGACGGCAAGCTCGGCGGCATCTCCAACATCGAGGACCAGTCCAGTGACCGGGTGGGCCTGCGGATCGTCATCGAGCTCAAGCGCGATGCCGTGGCCAAGGTGGTGGTGAACAACCTCTACAAGCACACCCAGCTGCAGAGCAGCTTCGGCGCCCACATGCTGTCCATCGTCGACGGCGTGCCGCGCACGCTGCGGTTGGACCAGATGATCCGCCATTACGTCGAGCATCAGATCGACGTCATCGTCCGGCGGACCACCTACCGACTGCGCAAGGCCAACGAGCGGGCCCACATCCTGCGCGGTCTGGTCAAGGCGCTCGATGCGCTCGACGAGGTCATCGCGTTGATCCGGGCCTCGCAGACCGTCGACATCGCTCGCGCGGGCCTGATCGAGCTGCTCGACATCGACGAGATTCAGGCGCAGGCCATCCTCGACATGCAGCTGCGCCGGCTGGCCGCGCTGGAACGCCAACGCATTGTCGATGACCTGGCCAAGATCGAGGCCGAGATCGCCGACCTCGAGGACATCCTGGCGAGGCCCGAGCGTCAGCGCGGCATCGTGCGCGACGAGCTCGCCGAGATCGTCGAGAAGCACGGCGACGACCGCCGGACCCGGATCATCGCGGCCGACGGCGACGTCAGTGACGAGGATCTGATCGCGCGTGAGGACGTCGTCGTCACCATCACCGAGACCGGATACGCCAAGCGGACCAAGACCGACCTCTACCGCAGCCAGAAACGCGGCGGCAAGGGTGTCCAGGGCGCCGGGCTCAAGCAGGACGACATCGTCGCGCACTTCTTCGTGTGCTCCACGCACGACTGGATTCTGTTCTTCACCACGCAGGGCCGGGTGTACCGGGCCAAGGCCTACGACCTGCCCGAGATGACGCGCACCGCCCGCGGCCAGCACGTCGCCAACCTGCTGGCCTTCCAGCCGGAGGAGCGAATCGCGCAGGTCATCCAGATCAAGAGTTACGAGGATGCGCCGTATCTGGTCCTGGCGACGCGCAACGGTCTGGTCAAGAAGTCGCGGCTGACCGACTTCGACTCCAACCGCTCCGGCGGCATCGTCGCGATCAACCTGCGCGAGGGTGACGAGCTGGTGGGCGCCGTGCTGTGTTCGGCCGAGGAGGACCTGCTGCTGGTCAGCGCCAAGGGCCAGTCCATCCGGTTCTCGGCCACCGACGAGGCGCTGCGCCCGATGGGGCGGGCGACCTCGGGCGTGCAGGGCATGCGGTTCAACGAGGACGACGAGCTGCTGTCGCTCAACGTCGTGCGCGAGGACACCTACCTGTTGGTGGCCACCTCCGGTGGGTACGCCAAGCGGACCGCCATCGAGGAGTACACGGTGCAGGGCCGCGGCGGTAAAGGCATCCTGACCATCCAGTACGACAAACGTCGTGGCA